From Camelina sativa cultivar DH55 chromosome 5, Cs, whole genome shotgun sequence:
TGCAGCTGCGAGCTCCTTCTCGAGCACCTCTTGCTTTTCCTGCAGTCCTGACATGCTCAAAGTCTCTGCAATCTTCTGCTTTATCTGTTGCTCAAGTGCTTCAATCTTCTGACTTGCCTCGGTGACACCAGGCGTTTGGCTCGCCTTTGCGGTTTCCACTTTCAGCAACTCGACCATGCTCTTGATCTCTGGTGTCTTCACCACCTCCGCAATCTTCTCGTTGATTTCTTGGTTCAGCTTTTCATACTTTTCTTGAAGGTTTTCGGATGGGGCAAAGGTCTGCTGCTCAGCCACATCCTTCAGATTTGGTTTCACAGCTTCCAGCTCCAGACCCATTGACTTTAACACACCAGCCATCTCTGCTTCAACTTCCCCTTTTGTCTtcataactttttcttttagttcatCTGGTAACTCTTCAAAAGATGAAGCTCCTGAGCTCGCGACCTCAGCTTTGATTGCCTCAACCTTTTCTCTAATTTCAGGGCGGTCTACAGCTTCCTGGAACCGCTTATTGATCTCCTTTCTCATTGAAGTAGCTTCTGATGCTGCCTTGGCTCTTGAAAAGTCCCTCAGCATGTTCAGCTTAGATTTTAGGCTGTCGTAGTTAGGCGCGTCAGTCAAACGGGTATTGAACTCTTCCTTAAGCTTCTCGATTTTCTCGATTAGAACCGGGTGCATAAGATGCTCCTCTGCACTCGCTTTTGAGAACTCTTCACGCATTGCCGTTAGCCTCTCTTCCAAACCTACTGCTCTAGCAGCTTCAGTGTACTCGTCATCTATCTCGGATTTGAGTTTCTCAATCATCTCATTAAGAATTTCACTCGAAGGCTCTTCTTCTGAAGACGTCTCCTTGGCTTTCAGAATCTGCTCCTTCAGCTTGTCAACCTCACCCTGCAGCTTCCGGCTGTCTGAAAACACAGCTTCCCTCTTCTTCATATTGATTTTCCTACTCGGCTCTATTTCTTCACCCTCTATGAACACTCCAATCTTTCGGTACTTAGCCATCCTGTGCTTCAGCAGCTCCTCCCCACTCATTTTTCCGaattcctacaaaaaaaacacaaaataaaagttaaaaaaatacctttttgaTTTCATGTTCAGTGTTGAGGCAACTAACTATGCCTTACATTCATGTTTTCATTGATAGCAATCTTTATCTGCTGCGATGTCCATGAAGGATCAGCATGTGCCCCACCAAGCGGTTCCTGTACAACATGTAAGAGAACTACTCATTAATCCAAATCGACAAAAGAGGTGTCagaggcaaaaaaataaatagataaagaGTAGGATCAGTTACAGGAATAATTCCATCGGCTACATTAAGCTTGACCAGCTCCTTGGAGGTAATTCTAAGCTTTTCAGCAGCCTGCGTACAAGAgtttaatttcaattgtaaCTCTAGATTCTACATGATCACTTAGTCAAGTAGTAGAAAAGCGAACAGACCTCAGGAGCAGCCTTGGAAGTTTTCCACAAGATCGCTGCACAGGCCTCTGGACTGAGAAAGGCAAAACAACAGATGTTGATAAATCATTTCGTAGAAATATCATATCTACATTGGGGAAAAATTGTACCTGGCAACATAGAAAACTGCATTTTCGAGCATCAACATTTTATTAGCACATCCAATGGCTAGGGCACCACCAGAACCACCTTCCCCAATGACAATAGAAAGAATTGGAACTTTTAGGCCAAACATTGTCCTCAGATTGTTGGCTATCGCTTCACCCTATTATACagacaagcaaacaaaaaatgtaatgCTGCAGATAAACCACTACACTTCAAAGTTTAAACATTAAAAGACAAGTCCCGTACCTGTCCAAGTTCCTCGGATTTAAGATCAGCGTAGGCTCCAGGAGTGTCGATGAATGTCACGATGGGAAAACCGTGATGGTCTGCGTAATACATCATCCGTAGTGCCTTCCTGTAACTGTTGTTGACATTACAGAAATGTTGATAAGAGTCTTGTTGACTTTGAACATTACTATTTAACTGCAAACCAGAAAGTTCCAAGTGAAGAAAACATACCCATGAGGAGTAGGCATACCAAAGTTACGcattatattttctttggtgTTTCTACCTTTCTGGTGACCTATGAACATGTATCGTTTTCCATCTATGGTTCCAATACCCGTCACAATTGCAGGGTCATCATACCCCGCTCGGTCTCCATGAAGCTCCATAAACTGAAACAAGAGCAGAGAGTcccaagaataaaaaaaaaaaaaaaaacaagattttatcCCCATtgcatgagaaaaaaaaaaagcctaaggAATGAGAAATCATACCTTGTCAGTGATGTTATGTATATGATCAAGGAAAGTAGGTCGGTTGGGATGTCGTGCAATGTTCACACGTTGTATCGGAGTGAGATGTGTGTAAAGATCTTTCAGTGCCTGTCTATACTTATTCTCCAAAGTGATAATCTGCTCAGTAAAGTCCAATCCAGTTTCATTCGCCATCTTCCTCACCTGAATCACAAGGACCGAAAAAGTTAAGAGAAACAACACTCCAGACAAACTACAATGCAAACAGATGATTAGTAATCTCATTCGTACATCgacaatcttcttctccaattcgACTAGTGGCTTCTCGAAATCCAAAGTGACAGGCTTTTGAGTATCTCCCAAAGGTTTGAACTCAGACAGGTACGACAAGACTCCTCCTTTGACATTAGGGTCAGGATTAGCCGGCCATGGATGGTCAAATTTCTTACCTTTCTTGAGCCTAGCTGTCACCGCAAAGCTCTTTCTTCTGGTGGTAGTAAACACTGCTCTTCCTAGGGTTTTCAATGGTACCCCATTAACACCATTGGTCGAACTACGTAAGTAATccgaagcagaagcagaagcagaagaagcTCCGCCTAATGCTAGTGATGAATGAGACATtgaagccattttttttttttgtttgtgctCGATGATATCTTCAAATTACTACTTGAATGGATCCACTCCAAACAGATCTCAATCCTctaaaataaccaaaaccaaataccAAATTAGTGAATCAATCAATCGATCACTGCTAAAATCTACGAGAGATTAAATCAAATGGGTCAGATTCGTTCCATTGCTCAATTAGACTCAAACCCCATCAATGACTAAACAAAACCCAGCTCAAAGAATCAAACTTTACCTGAAAACACGAATGAAAAATCAGAGATCCGAGACGAAGAAGGTGGGCAGACTCAAAAGGGAATGAATAAGGAAAGAAGCATCGAAGAGATCGtagtatttgaaaaaaattgaaggtAGGAAGGAACAAAACAAGTGTTATGCGAGTGAGTGAGCGTGAAGAGAGCGCGTGGATTTTGTGTGGAAGTGTTTTCGATAATTCTTATGCAAGATTGGGAAATAAACACACAGCTTCAGCTTGGGTTCTGTCTTTTGTTGCCAATTGCCAGAATTTTCCGGTTGGTCGTTAAACCATAAAGTTTTATTAGAccttgctctctctctcgcacGTGCCCACGTGGCTCCTCCTACGTGTGAGATTTGATATctatcacttctttttttttaaaacaaaaactatattaaagtTTTGGATATGTTCCGGTGGATTTGGTGGGGTTTAGGTTATGTAGCCGGTGACGTTTATTGGactattatttcttttgttaaatttaataatcagccggcttaaaaaaaagaacaaaaacaaaaaaactccgTTGCCGGGACTCGAACCCGGGTCTCTCGGGTGAGAGCCGAGTATCCTGACCAGCTAGACTACAACGGATTTGTGTTCGTTTTGAGTTATCATCTTATATATCGGATACGATTTTGATGCCTACAcctttgctcttcttctcttcttcaagtcCCAAATTCGAATTCCCCTTATCTCCCTTGCAAGTGAGATTTTCCATGGAGCTCAAACCTTCCAACATTAATTACTTCATTCCTCTACATCTCATTTTGCTTTGTTCTCGTTTTAATTCCCAATGTAATCATCAATTTGGGATTTTTAATATCGCAGATAACATTCTTGAGCAGCTGAGAAATGGGTTCGCTCGGTTCGAGCTTGTTTCTTCCCCTACTGCTTCTGTTTCAGATTCAATATCCTCCACTTCACTCCCTGCTTCGTTCTTGAGCGCAACTAAGGGCAACAGCAATGTGTTCTTCGCCAGAATCGGTTCCTCTCTGTaggtgtttttgttgttgttaatcaGCTCTTGAACCATTGAATTAAAAAACGAGTCTTTGATCATAAAACCCTATACCCTAATCTGagaatttttcatattttcatgtcTAGGAATCGGTCTCCTGCAGCAAAAAAAGTTGAGCAGTACGCTGTGGATAGAGTGAAAGGGGATGGTCGATGTCTGTTTCGAGCATTGGTATTGTATTTTCTGCTTTTCTCTGTTCTAGGTGTTAGTTCTTACTGAGGTTTTCTGAAGAAATGATGTGTTGTTTGCAATGTAAATTAGGTGAAAGGGATGGCCTTTAACAAAGGTGTTACTCTTAACCccacaagagagagagatgatgcaGGTGAGACTATAtgttttaatcatatatagccatgttttgatgtttgttgtgtgtttttgagAACCAAGAGATTGAACTGTGTTGAGATTACTGAGTTTGGGGAATCAAAAGTAGAGTTCTTTCAGTTTGTTGTTCGCCTTTTAGGTGGgaaaatgttttccttttgtgGGTTCTGTTGTCTATATTGATTGTTGAGAATGCTTTATatcttgttcatcatgtttctgtatgggaaaaaaaacttgcaTTTGGTTTACACAGATGAGTTACGAATGGCTGTGAAAGAGGTTATATGCAATGATCCCAAGGAAAGGGAGAAGTACAAAGAAGCATTAGTGGCTATCACTGTTGATGAGTCTCTGAAACGGTGAGTCATCATAAGAATTCATTCACTTTTTCCCTCATTTTTCCAGCTAAATGACTATGGTTCTCTTATCACATTAAACACTTTTTTCTTCACAGCTATTGCCAACGGATTGGAAGACATGATTTTTGGGGAGGGGAGTCTGAGCTACTAGTGAGTTCCTCCTATACACACCCATTGTAAACTCAAAAATTGCCATCATAGAGAAACGATATAATAAtgtcaatgtgtttggtttcaACAGGTTCTTTCCAAGCTATGTAAACAGCCAATCATCGTCTACATACCCGAGCACGAGGTAATAATAATCCCTTTTGAGTTATGAGTCtttaaaagtaaacaagaaTTGGTGTTTCTTTCGTTCTAGTAAGTCAGGTCAAGATCATATTCGGATCTTGagttatatttttggatttgtttatcCAGCACGGTAGAGGAGGAGGATATGCGTCAGGTTTTATACCGATACAAGAGTATGGAGCTGAGTTTCGAGGAGGCTGGGGAAAAGGAAAGACGAACAAGAATGTTGTTAGGCTTCTTTACAGTGGTAGAAACCATTATGATTTGCTTCGTTGAATTTGTATCATTATTTCTTACTTGAGAATTCCGTTGACTTCATATGGTTTATTGTTATAActtctgagaaagaaaaaaaattggaatttgtTGTACccttatacatttttttgtaaacatttatttcacgttaaaaaaatatttaactcacaattttagtaattatttcTCTCTACTAGAATAGattatgttttagaaatttatctTGTATCACAAATAttgattttatgtattttttattaattaatgctataaaattatagatttcaagattcattaattgagaatttaaaattttaataaattaccATTAGTtaatatttatggaaaatatgttattatatataaaaatatatttataactaaacattaattattttcttaatctatgtggaaaaacttaaaaaatctattgtttatgatacaaaatataacagaaaatatcaaaaaaagaataaaaatgtattttttttaaagctaattTATAAGTGGAATTACAATGCCgtccccaaaaagaaaaaaaggaaaaaaaaatcgtggcttgtttgttttgttcgtTCTAGGCTATGAGCTccgatctctctttctcaaaactCCGTCGTCAAATCCGTCGTCGACCCTTGTTCGATTCTACTGTAAGACCAAACGTTTGATTCCGATTTCTTaaagtaagtttttttataaattgatgAACTTTGATTGTAAAGTCTTTACCTTTATAAAATTTGGGAATTGAAAAAACTCGATCTTTTTAATGACCCAGGTTGTTTTTGATTACTCCCCAGTTCCTGAGGGAACAAGATGACGAACGTGTCTGTTGCTGCGGAGTGGCAGCTTCTCTATGATCGATATTACAGGAAGCCTGAGATATACCAAATGAGATGGAAACATGTAGATTTGAGTCGCAACAAAGTGGCTTGTGCCTCCTTTGGTGGTCCAATTGCAGTCATTCGAGATGACTCCAAGATTGTTCAACTATATGCTGAATCTGCTCTTAGAAAGCTACGCATCTTTAACTCAGCAGGTCTACTTCTCTCTGAGACGATCTGGAAGCATCCTGGAGGACGTCTGATTGGAATGTCATGGTCTGATGATCAGACACTGATTTGCATTGTTCAAGATGGTACTATTTATCGTTACAACATCCACGCTGAGCTCATTGAGCCTAATATGTCAATGGGGAAGGAGTGCTTTGAGCAGAATGTGGTGGAGTGTGTGTTTTGGGGGAATGGTGTTGTCTGCTTGACAGAAGGAGGGCAGTTGGTCTGTATCTCTGATTTCGAAACGATGAAGCCTTCTAAGTTGCCTGATGTGCCGGGGTTAACAGAAGACGATATGCTTCAGCCGACTTCCTTGGCTGTGAGGGAACCTAAGTACACGATGTCTGGCACTGTTGAGGTGTTGGTAGCAGTTGGGGATGAAATTTTTGGTGTGGAGGAGGACAGTGTCCAAACTTTTAGGGTTGACGAGCCTAGTGTTAACGAATCTGATGTGCAGGATACTGATTATGGGAATTTGATTGGACCGGTTCAGAAGATGATTGTATCACCTAATGGAAAATTTCTAACACTCTTTACTCATGATGGCcggattgttgttgttgagatggaaacaaaacaaattgctATTGACTACAGTTGTGAGGTATGCGTCATTGCCTCTTGAGATGCTTGGTTCTTTCTTATAATGGAAATTGGTGGTCGTTTTGTAGTATGGTGACTTGACTATGTCTTTGAATCGTATATTTTTTCTAGTCAGCCCTTCCTCCACAGCAAATGGCATGGTGTGGAATGGATACCGTGCTGCTCTATTGGGATGAGGATTTAACGATGGTGGGTCCTTTGGGAGATCCTGTTCACTATTTCTATGATGAACCTGTAATTCTTATCCCGGAATGCGATGGAGTGAGAATATTATCTAACACGAGCCTTGAATTTCTCCAAAGAGTACCTGATTCTACTGAGTCAATCTTTAGGATTGGAAGCACATCACCTGCAGCTTTGCTATATGATGCTTTGGATCACTTTGACAGACGAAGTGCTAAGGTAGGTTTGCTACTGTAGACAAATAAATAGAAGAAGCATATGCATCTTAATGGTTCTCTGTCGCAGATGTTATTCATTATGATGTGATTCCTTCATagtcaagttttttttgtgtctcaGTTCTTCCTGCAGTTGCCAATATTGTATTGTCAGGATAATATATTTAGGTTTAGAATGAATATGGTGTTTTTACAGATAAATGGAATGAGTTGAGAGGAAgagtttataattattattcttaGTTCTGGCTGATGAAGATGATTTGCTCTTCTTTTGTCAGGCAGATGAAAATTTGAGATTAATTCGTTCATCACTGTCTGAGGCTGTTGAATCCTGTATTGATGCTGCTGGCCATGAATTTGATGTAACTCGTCAGAGGGCTCTGTTACGAGCGGCAAGCTATGGACAAGCTTTTTGCAGGTTAGTCTTAAAAGAATTGACTTTCAGTAATGTAATTTCTGAGACTAATGCACGGTGAGCTGCAACAGCAATTTCCAGCGTGAGCGTGTCCAAGAGACTTGTAGAACTTTACGGGTTCTCAATGCTGTTCGTGATCCTGATATTGGCATACCTCTTAGCATTCGGCAGTACAAggtttttgcaattttatatgTTTGTCTCGTGAAAGAAACATTTGCAGCTACCCTTTCCtcattatatttaatttggCGTGCAGTTACTGACACCAGTGGTTTTGATTAGTCGCCTTATTAATTCTAATCACCACCTCCTTGCTCTGCGGATATCTGAGTACCTAGATATGAATAAAGTGAGTCAGAGGATATTCTATGTTCCCCTGTGACATACTCCTTtatatccaatatttaacaagcCTTAGGGTCCttatgattttatgtttttggcaTTATATAGGAAGTGGTGATAATGCATTGGGCATGTGTAAAGATAACTGCTTCACCATCAACTCCAGATGCTCATCTTCTTGAAATTTTACTTGATAAGGTTCAAATACTAGTTTAGATTAGTCTttgcaagatatatatatatagagagagatggAGGAACTAATGGACTTATAAGGATTGATGTCATTGAATTTCAGCTCCAACTATGCAGAGGAATATCTTATGCTGCAGTGGCTACTCATGCTGATAACTGTAACCGTCGAAAGTTAGCGGCAATGCTAGTTGAACATGAACCACGCTCCACAAAACAGGTTTGCCTATCTAAGATGTCCACCTCCCCATTCGGTTTCCTAATGCAGAAGTAGGAGACATTCATGTTTTGTGATCATTTAATGTAATCCCAGGTTCCTCTTTTATTAAGCATTGGGGAGGAAGACACTGCTTTAGTGAAAGCAACTGAGAGTGGTGACACTGACCTGATTTATCTGGTCATCTTTCATATATGGCAAAAGGTCTCTGACTGAGCAATTAGtgattttatacttttaactATAAGTCTGTATGATTTGCTAACAAACAAGAACTAACTGGTTTTTAATTTGTGGGGTTATNGATATTGGCATACCTCTTAGCATTCGGCAGTACAAggtttttgcaattttatatgTTTGTCTCGTGAAAGAAACATTTGCAGCTACCCTTTCCtcattatatttaatttggCGTGCAGTTACTGACACCAGTGGTTTTGATTAGTCGCCTTATTAATTCTAATCACCACCTCCTTGCTCTGCGGATATCTGAGTACCTAGATATGAATAAAGTGAGTCAGAGGATATTCTATGTTCCCCTGTGACATACTCCTTtatatccaatatttaacaagcCTTAGGGTCCttatgattttatgtttttggcaTTATATAGGAAGTGGTGATAATGCATTGGGCATGTGTAAAGATAACTGCTTCACCATCAACTCCAGATGCTCATCTTCTTGAAATTTTACTTGATAAGGTTCAAATACTAGTTTAGATTAGTCTttgcaagatatatatatatagagagagatggAGGAACTAATGGACTTATAAGGATTGATGTCATTGAATTTCAGCTCCAACTATGCAGAGGAATATCTTATGCTGCAGTGGCTACTCATGCTGATAACTGTAACCGTCGAAAGTTAGCGGCAATGCTAGTTGAACATGAACCACGCTCCACAAAACAGGTTTGCCTATCTAAGATGTCCACCTCCCCATTCGGTTTCCTAATGCAGAAGTAGGAGACATTCATGTTTTGTGATCATTTAATGTAATCCCAGGTTCCTCTTTTATTAAGCATTGGGGAGGAAGACACTGCTTTAGTGAAAGCAACTGAGAGTGGTGACACTGACCTGATTTATCTGGTCATCTTTCATATATGGCAAAAGGTCTCTGACTGAGCAATTAGtgattttatacttttaactATAAGTCTGTATGATTTGCTAACAAACAAGAACTAACTGGTTTTTAATTTGTGGGGTTATCAGAGGCCTCCTTTGGAATTCTTTGCGATGATTCAAGGCAGAGTTTTGGCACGTGATTTATTTGTAGCTTATGCACGGTAGGAAAATCTTCTATCTAGCATGCTTGATTAATTGAAACTGcatttttcaaaactttggTTTAACCAAGCAGttgtaatcaatatttttttgtaagtatCTAATGGTATTATGAAATATTCCTGTTGTAGGTGTCATAAACATGAATTTCTGAAGGATTTCTTCTTATCTACGGGCCAGATTCATGTACGATTTCATGATCAAGTTTTTCCTAGATTTATTCTCTTAGTTCAGAAGCTAAACTGGACTCAGTTTAATGACCATCAAATAGTTTGTGTTGATCTcgatattgttgttgtttcaggAGGTAGCTTTTCTATTATGGAAAGAATCATGGGATATGGGGAAAAACCCAATGGCTAGCAAAGGATCTCCTCTGTACGGTCCGCGCATAAAGCTAATAGAAAAGGCCAGAAATCTTTTCTCTCAGACAAAGGAACACACTTTTGAGTCTAAGGCTGCTGAGGAGCATGCAAAACTCTTGAAGTAATCGTTGCAAGCCAATATGCGCTTTTTTTCTAAGCAGCCTCGCTGTACTCGAAACTTTCTTTTCAATGTTCTCTTTGCTCTTCATCTCATTGTCTTTTTTTGGTTACGTATTTCAGGATACAGCATGAGCTAGAAGTTAGTACGAAGCAGGCtatttttgttgattcaagCATCAATGATACTATACGCACATGTATTGTCCTTGGTAATAATCGTGCTGCAATAAAAGTGAAGACAGAATTCAAGgtctataaggattttttttttccctgttGTGCAATAGATGACTGTAAGATCGCCATCTTCACCACAATACCGTTTGAATTTTCAGGTCAGTGATAAAAGATGGTACTTTCTTAAAGCATTTGCTCTGGCTACAATCAAAGACTGGGCAGCACTTGAAAAGTTTTCAAAGGAAAAGAGACCACCAATGGGTAATTTTACACAGCATCATCTAGTGCACTGATGTTAAGACTTAAGCGTGTAGACAAAGTCATTTTTTGGTCTATATCGTGTTTTAACTGGCATATATATCATGAATGAAGGGTTCCGTCCATTTGTGGAGGCATGCATTGATGCTGATGAGAAAGCGGAAGCTCTAAAATACATCCCCAAATTGTCAGATCTTGTGGAAAGAGGCGAGGTCTGTTCTGCATATAAAACATGTACAATTCAAGATTTGTAAAATCTATCATACGCTTAGTGtgagttttgtgtgtttgtggctTCTCAGGCTTATGCTCGTATTGGAATGGCAAAGGAAGCGGCTGATGCAGCAGCTCAGGCAAATGATGGAGGAGAATTGCTGGAGAGATTCAGGAAGACATTCTCACAGAATGCTATTTTCGATACCTTGAAAATTCCTTTCCAAGGAGCCTCCTAGCTTCAAGTCCTCAAGTTACAGCGAGGTGGAGATTTTTGTtgattgtaagtttgtaactaaAACTCATCAGAGAAGTGTGTAAAATAGTATAAGTGAGATACTTCAATGATGTGAGAAAAAAGTGGAGTTGGTTCTCCAGGTTGCATAAACACCAATATAGTGGCTCCTCTGTTGACAAATTACATCATCCAGTTCCATTTTATTCTTCGTCTTCACTATATTGGTTGAATCAACTCATGATATTTGATGTTACAGGAAGCCTGAGATATTTGATGTCATTTTGATGGACAAGTCAACtcaaatttctcttttcttatgtTATAAATTATACACTATGCAGTGATATGTTTATGTAGTAATATAATGTCATACAACTACAAAGGCGCTAGAAGTGCCAGAGAAGCTACTAATGGATCCAAACAGCGACTTAGAAGCTCCATAATGTCTTATCCTATAAACTCCGGCGGCAGCAGATTGTGGTACCCTCCACTCAATGGTTGCTTGGCTCTCTGGGCTCAGCTTAGCAGGTCTTGACCACTTAAACTTCAGACTAAAGTCATCGTCGTCGTACACTGGAACCCATGTCCCTCCATCTCGCAGCGTCTCCACCACGGCGAAAGATCCTTCCGTCAGCAAATCGTTTCGAGGACATCCTGACCAAAACGTAGCGTTCACTTGCTGACCTCTCCTGAACGTTGACTTTGGAGGTACATCAGCTTTGACGTC
This genomic window contains:
- the LOC104785673 gene encoding acetyl-coenzyme A carboxylase carboxyl transferase subunit alpha, chloroplastic-like → MASMSHSSLALGGASSASASASDYLRSSTNGVNGVPLKTLGRAVFTTTRRKSFAVTARLKKGKKFDHPWPANPDPNVKGGVLSYLSEFKPLGDTQKPVTLDFEKPLVELEKKIVDVRKMANETGLDFTEQIITLENKYRQALKDLYTHLTPIQRVNIARHPNRPTFLDHIHNITDKFMELHGDRAGYDDPAIVTGIGTIDGKRYMFIGHQKGRNTKENIMRNFGMPTPHGYRKALRMMYYADHHGFPIVTFIDTPGAYADLKSEELGQGEAIANNLRTMFGLKVPILSIVIGEGGSGGALAIGCANKMLMLENAVFYVASPEACAAILWKTSKAAPEAAEKLRITSKELVKLNVADGIIPEPLGGAHADPSWTSQQIKIAINENMNEFGKMSGEELLKHRMAKYRKIGVFIEGEEIEPSRKINMKKREAVFSDSRKLQGEVDKLKEQILKAKETSSEEEPSSEILNEMIEKLKSEIDDEYTEAARAVGLEERLTAMREEFSKASAEEHLMHPVLIEKIEKLKEEFNTRLTDAPNYDSLKSKLNMLRDFSRAKAASEATSMRKEINKRFQEAVDRPEIREKVEAIKAEVASSGASSFEELPDELKEKVMKTKGEVEAEMAGVLKSMGLELEAVKPNLKDVAEQQTFAPSENLQEKYEKLNQEINEKIAEVVKTPEIKSMVELLKVETAKASQTPGVTEASQKIEALEQQIKQKIAETLSMSGLQEKQEVLEKELAAARELAAEESDGSVKEDDDDDNDEDSSESGKSEIINPSFA
- the LOC104785674 gene encoding OTU domain-containing protein At3g57810-like isoform X1 yields the protein MELKPSNINYFIPLHLILLCSRFNSQCNHQFGIFNIADNILEQLRNGFARFELVSSPTASVSDSISSTSLPASFLSATKGNSNVFFARIGSSLNRSPAAKKVEQYAVDRVKGDGRCLFRALVKGMAFNKGVTLNPTRERDDADELRMAVKEVICNDPKEREKYKEALVAITVDESLKRYCQRIGRHDFWGGESELLVLSKLCKQPIIVYIPEHEHGRGGGYASGFIPIQEYGAEFRGGWGKGKTNKNVVRLLYSGRNHYDLLR
- the LOC104785674 gene encoding OTU domain-containing protein At3g57810-like isoform X2; the encoded protein is MELKPSNNNILEQLRNGFARFELVSSPTASVSDSISSTSLPASFLSATKGNSNVFFARIGSSLNRSPAAKKVEQYAVDRVKGDGRCLFRALVKGMAFNKGVTLNPTRERDDADELRMAVKEVICNDPKEREKYKEALVAITVDESLKRYCQRIGRHDFWGGESELLVLSKLCKQPIIVYIPEHEHGRGGGYASGFIPIQEYGAEFRGGWGKGKTNKNVVRLLYSGRNHYDLLR
- the LOC104785675 gene encoding protein VACUOLELESS1, giving the protein MTNVSVAAEWQLLYDRYYRKPEIYQMRWKHVDLSRNKVACASFGGPIAVIRDDSKIVQLYAESALRKLRIFNSAGLLLSETIWKHPGGRLIGMSWSDDQTLICIVQDGTIYRYNIHAELIEPNMSMGKECFEQNVVECVFWGNGVVCLTEGGQLVCISDFETMKPSKLPDVPGLTEDDMLQPTSLAVREPKYTMSGTVEVLVAVGDEIFGVEEDSVQTFRVDEPSVNESDVQDTDYGNLIGPVQKMIVSPNGKFLTLFTHDGRIVVVEMETKQIAIDYSCESALPPQQMAWCGMDTVLLYWDEDLTMVGPLGDPVHYFYDEPVILIPECDGVRILSNTSLEFLQRVPDSTESIFRIGSTSPAALLYDALDHFDRRSAKADENLRLIRSSLSEAVESCIDAAGHEFDVTRQRALLRAASYGQAFCSNFQRERVQETCRTLRVLNAVRDPDIGIPLSIRQYKLLTPVVLISRLINSNHHLLALRISEYLDMNKEVVIMHWACVKITASPSTPDAHLLEILLDKLQLCRGISYAAVATHADNCNRRKLAAMLVEHEPRSTKQVPLLLSIGEEDTALVKATESGDTDLIYLVIFHIWQKRPPLEFFAMIQGRVLARDLFVAYARCHKHEFLKDFFLSTGQIHEVAFLLWKESWDMGKNPMASKGSPLYGPRIKLIEKARNLFSQTKEHTFESKAAEEHAKLLKIQHELEVSTKQAIFVDSSINDTIRTCIVLGNNRAAIKVKTEFKVSDKRWYFLKAFALATIKDWAALEKFSKEKRPPMGFRPFVEACIDADEKAEALKYIPKLSDLVERGEAYARIGMAKEAADAAAQANDGGELLERFRKTFSQNAIFDTLKIPFQGAS